The DNA sequence TGCGGTCGAGCGCGAACTCGACGACCTCGCGCGCGGACACCTCGCCGCCGCTGATCGCCTGCGCCAGGCCCGTCATGTCGCGCGTGTCGAACAGCTCTTCCATCCGTGCTCCTTCGCTGTGGCCGGGGCCGCCCGCCCGGAACGTGCCGCCATGGACGGCGTCATTGTCGGCCGCGGCGGCGGACCGGTGCCACCGGAGTCCCTGTGAGCGGGTGACCGTCGTCACGGCGACGGTACGGTGGGTGCGGCGGCGCGGAGAGCCGGATCATGCTGGATGCGAGGCGGGAGCGGGATGTCGGGAGCGGACGGGTACGGATTCGCCATCATCGGTGCCGGCCTGGGCGGGCTGGCGGCGGCCATGGAACTGGCGCGGTCCGGGCGCACGGACTTCGTCATCCTCGAGCGCGCGGCCGGGGCGGGCGGGGTCTGGCGGGACAACACCTACCCGGGGGCGGCATGCGACGTGCCGTCGCCGTACTACTCGTACTCGTATGCGCCGGAGCCGGACTGGCCGCGCAGGTATGCGCAGCAGCCGGACATCCTCGCCTACATCCGGCGTCTCGTCGGCGAGTACGGGTTGCTCTCGCACATCCGCTTCGGCGCCGAGGCGACCGCGGCGCGTTTCGACGAGGCCTCGGCCCGGTGGGAGATCACGCTGGGCGACGGCGACGTGGTCCGTGCGCGCTTCCTGGTGCCCGCGGTGGGCCAGTTGTCCACCCCGGCGCTGCCGCCGATTCCGGGCATCGGCACGTTCTCCGGGCCGGCCTTCCACTCCGCCCGGTGGCGGCATGACGTCGACCTCTCGGGCAAGCGGGTGGCGGTGATCGGCACCGGCGCCAGCGCCGTCCAATTCATCCCGCACGTGCAGGCCGCCGCGGCGCACCTGACGGTGTTCCAGCGCTCCGCCCCCTACCTGCTTCCGCGCCTGGACCGGGCCTACGGCGCCCGCCACCGCAGGCTCTTCCGCGCCGTCCCGGCGACCCTGGCGGCGGAACGGCTCTTCTGGTGGTGCTTCGCCGAACTGTGGACGCTGCAGATGAAGGGCAACCGCGCCGTGTCCGCCCTGTTCCGTGCCTGGTCGGCCCTGCACCGGCGCCGGGGCGTGCGGGACGCGACGCTGCGGGCGGTGCTCACCCCGGACTACCCGATGGGATGCAAGCGTGTGCTGTTCTCCAGCGACTACTACCCGGCGGTGGCGCAGTCTGATGTCACGGTCGAGACCGACACCGTCGCCGAGGTGATGCCCGATGGCATCCTCACGGCGTCCGGCGTGCGGCACCGGGCGGACGTGCTCATCTTCGGCACCGGATTCCGTGCGCAGGAGTTCTGCACGGCCGTCGATATCCGCGGCGCCGGCGGGGCGTCGCTGGCCGAGCGGTGGGCCGACGGCGCGCGAGCGTACCTGGGGATCGCGGTGCCCGGGTTCCCCAACCTGCTGATGATGTACGGGCCCAACACGAACCTCGGTTCGGGTTCGATCCTGTTCATGCTCGAGCGCCAGGCCGTGTACATCCGGCGCCTGGCCGAACTGGCGGACGCGGCCGGTGCGGACGCCGTCGACGTGCGCGCGGACGTGGACGACCGGTTCGACGCGGACGTGCAACGGCAGCTGGCGCACAGCGCGTGGACCGGCTGCGACAGCTGGTACGTCGCCGCGTCGGGCCGCATCTCCAGCAACTGGCCGGACACCGTCTCCGCCTACCGGCGCATCACGTCACGGGTGTCGCTGGACGACTACGTGCTGCTCAGGGCGGATCAGTCGCGCAACGCGTCCGGCAGGTCCCGATTGGACAGCAGGATCATCTGATTGGGGGACTTGTCCACCTCGGCAGCGCGCGCAATGCTGCGCTGCAGAAGGTCCCACTCGTAGCCCGCGATCAGCGACTGCCCCTGGCCGATCACGGACTTGTCCTTGGTTCCCCACGACAACGGCATCAGGCTCGCGGTCTGCCACGACGCGCCCCGGTACCGGCTGGACCGGTCCTGCAGCACGGCGACGCAGGGGATCTTGGCGCCGACCACCATCGGATGCCCGGTCACGGCCGTCGCGGTGCGCGTCACCAGTGCGTAGACGGGGTCCACGTCGCCGGTGCGCGAGACGTTGACCAGCCCCAGCAGGGTGACGCCGTGGCGACGCTTCTCCGCGAGGACGGCGCCGACCAGCTGGCTGCGCTCGTACTGCTGCTTGATGGAGCCGACCTTGCGGGGCAGCAGGTACGCCATGACGATGGATCCGACGCCCATGACCACGAGCGCTGCGGCCAGGATGTACCAGCCGCCCGAGCCGAAGACCGCGGCCGCGACGCCGCCCGCGATCCACAGCAGTGCGACGAGAATCGAGGAGATGCGCAGCCGGCGCAGCTCTTGGTAGTTCTCGTTGACACTTCTGGCGTACTTGACATCGACGGGGAACGGCAGTTGGCGCACGCCACCGATCCTAGCGGCCGCCTCTGCGGCGGCGCCCGCCGCCGGGTCGGTGCCCGGCCCCGCGTCAGGCTTCGGCGTCGGGCAGGTCGCCCTCCACATCGGGGATCGGCGGGCCCAGCAACTCGTCGGCGTCGACGATCCGGTAGGCATAGCCCTGTTCTGCCAGGAACCGCTGCCGGTGCGCCGCGTAGTCGGCGTCGAGGGTGTCGCGCGACACCACCGAGTAGAAGTGCGCCTGCCCGCCGTCGCGCTTGGGCCGCAGCAACCGGCCGAGGCGCTGCGCCTCCTCCTGTCGGGAGCCGAAGGTGCCGGAGACCTGCACGGCCACGGCGGCCTCGGGCAGGTCGATCGAGAAGTTGGCGACCTTGCTCACCACGAGGGTCCGGATCTCGCCGCTGCGGAACCTGTCGAAGAGCCGCTCGCGCTCGGCGGTGCGGGTGGAGCCCTGGATGACCGGCGCGTCCAGCGCGGCGCCGAGCTCCTCGAGCTGGTCGAGATACGCGCCGATGACGAGCGTCTGCGCGCCCGCGTGCCGGTCGAGGATCGCCTGGACCACCGGCACCTTCGTCTCCGCGGTGGAGCACAGCCGGTAGCGGTCCTCGGTTTCGGCGGTGGCGTAGATCATCCGTTGGTTCTCGGTCAGCGTCACCCGGACCTCGACGCAGTCGGCAGGGGCGATCCAGCCCTGCGCCTCGATGTCGCGCCACGGGGCGTCGTACCGCT is a window from the Tomitella gaofuii genome containing:
- a CDS encoding flavin-containing monooxygenase, which encodes MSGADGYGFAIIGAGLGGLAAAMELARSGRTDFVILERAAGAGGVWRDNTYPGAACDVPSPYYSYSYAPEPDWPRRYAQQPDILAYIRRLVGEYGLLSHIRFGAEATAARFDEASARWEITLGDGDVVRARFLVPAVGQLSTPALPPIPGIGTFSGPAFHSARWRHDVDLSGKRVAVIGTGASAVQFIPHVQAAAAHLTVFQRSAPYLLPRLDRAYGARHRRLFRAVPATLAAERLFWWCFAELWTLQMKGNRAVSALFRAWSALHRRRGVRDATLRAVLTPDYPMGCKRVLFSSDYYPAVAQSDVTVETDTVAEVMPDGILTASGVRHRADVLIFGTGFRAQEFCTAVDIRGAGGASLAERWADGARAYLGIAVPGFPNLLMMYGPNTNLGSGSILFMLERQAVYIRRLAELADAAGADAVDVRADVDDRFDADVQRQLAHSAWTGCDSWYVAASGRISSNWPDTVSAYRRITSRVSLDDYVLLRADQSRNASGRSRLDSRII
- a CDS encoding DUF3239 domain-containing protein, whose product is MRQLPFPVDVKYARSVNENYQELRRLRISSILVALLWIAGGVAAAVFGSGGWYILAAALVVMGVGSIVMAYLLPRKVGSIKQQYERSQLVGAVLAEKRRHGVTLLGLVNVSRTGDVDPVYALVTRTATAVTGHPMVVGAKIPCVAVLQDRSSRYRGASWQTASLMPLSWGTKDKSVIGQGQSLIAGYEWDLLQRSIARAAEVDKSPNQMILLSNRDLPDALRD